The Pelodiscus sinensis isolate JC-2024 chromosome 4, ASM4963464v1, whole genome shotgun sequence genomic sequence ATAGGATTCCATGAGACTCTCACCTTTCATTTAGAAATAAATAGAGGTAATCTTCTAGCTTTCTTGGTTACTCAGAAAACCTTGAAGAGTTAATGCAAGTGTGCCCTAAAGGCTAAACACCAGAAGACCAAGCAAGCAAAATACAATTTCATGATTTTTAAGAGGCATGCCTGGTTTTGGGGGGAGCTAAAGAATGATTTTGGAATGCTTGAGCGGGGGTGTCATACACACAAGTTACAGCACCATCCCCCTTTGCATCACATGGCAAAATAGTGCCCAGCCAGAGGTTGTGCCCTTCTAGAGGCTCCAGCAGGAAATATACTTTTTTGTTTGAGACACATTCACTAATGAGATTTCTACATGGCAGACTAGAAGCCATGTCAGACTGGTAGGTTGCCTCATCCCTCCATTATTTTCCCATACGGGTTAGCCTAAATATCTCAGAATTAGGATATGCCTCTATATAAGGAACTGGAACAAAGGAAAACTCTTGTCCAACTCAGGAAGCAATAGTAAatgacaaggaatcctgtggcacctcatagactaacagatttcttggagtataagctttcgtgggataTGACCCActtagatgcatgtagtggaatcTTTGTGGGTCTtatcccacaaaagcttatgctccaataaatctgttagtctatgaggtgccacaggactcctcgtcacttttgcagattcagactaacaccaCTACCCCGCTGAAATTAGTAAATGAGAGGACTAGATGTGCCACACTTTCAAGGCTCATATTCTTTTGTTTGtagaggagtgtggggggaggggaagggggatttCTTTGCAGCTATATCTATGGGGCAGCCCCCTCATACATAAATATTCACCTCAATCAAAACAGAGGCACCCTCTTCCCAGTAAAGAGGAGAATAAGTTCATATTACAGTTGACCTGAGGTTATGAGAAAGGGGCTATAAAATGGAAGAAAGAGGTGATGACGAGGAAGGAAGAGGCAGATTTTAAGTATGTGTGGCAGGTGTTAGAGAGAAAACTGCTCTTAGAGTGTGTTGGGGAAGGGGAGCTGAAGCAGAGCACCTTGTCCTCTTCCTGGCTTCAGGGAGCCAGCttccacacccacccaccccttttcctgaatcagggagaGTCCCCTTCCTGTTCAGCCTATTGGAATCAGTGTGTATGGGGCAAGAGGAAAAGAACCTCTCTCTGCTTGATCTGTACTCTGTTGGAAGGAGAGCAAGGGATGGGGCAAGAGTATAGAGACGGCAAAGTGcactctgggagggtgtttgagtGTAGAGCCGGAGCAGAAGTGACCATGAAATGGAGAAGGGGAGtgtgcatgggtggtgggtgaaggtaaaGGCTCAGGGAGGcaagccctcccctgcccccacactcccaccccttctgcccaggccctccCCCCTCAGTATCAGAGGAAGATGAGGCTCCACACAGACAGAGgctcctggagcacagggagagaAGAGGACATGCAGCCCCAGtaggcagagtgtgggtggggccaggctggtggttagggaaggcagtgccttcctcCACCTAACATACCTGCCACCCATGAAAGAGTGGCTATCCTCGGCCCAGCTGGAAAAAGAGGAGCATGTTGATGTTTCAGTGCCTGGGTAGGGTCAGATCTCCTCCTGTTTGGGGACAACAATGGGTACAGCAGACTGAACAGGTAGTAGCAATACACCTGCACATACTTGGGACAAGCTCCAGTGAGGAGTCAACCTACAGCCTCACACCAGACTCCTAAGGCAGTGGCCAGATGGTTCATTTTACAACATTTGCCTCATTCTGGGTCAATTGAGGCATTCCTCTCCCCTAGGTTTGGGGGAGCCTTGCTCAGGGCTCATTTCTGGCACTAGCAGATGGGGAAAGACCACCCACTCTTCTCACATGAAGGCATTTCCGTCCTCTGCGTGCCTTGCGGCAGGAGgggccctctccccacccttctGCTGTAGCATTGtggaaataactattttcagCAAGAGCGTCCCTTTCTCCAGACCCTATTATTGGTTGTATTATGTAGCATCTGAAGGCTCCATTGACATTAGGGCCCTGTTGTATAATGCACTCATCCAAGAATAATCCCCATTCATAGGGGAAGAACTAAGGTGGAGATTAAAGTCCAGAGccttgagggagggaggagcctaCACACCGTTGAGGATTGGGCCTAAATGACTTGTTCAAGATAACAGTGAAGTCTGTGTCAGAGTTAGGACTGAAGCCAGATCTCCTGTTGCTAAGGCACTACTAGACCAGATCAAAGGGATCATTTTTCCTCTCAATCAtataggttgccaggtgtctggttttctaccaaacagtccagtatttgcaccctctgtctggtagaaaaattcagaagataccagacatgtgcaatgtccagtattttctgaatttctggcaGAGCGCCAGAGGGAAgcatggtgggagcaggggagtgactgggaggcggggccatgattggcactgggagccctgtggttgcATGCAAAAGGCAggcactccccctgcccagcttctgcatgctaccagaggctcccagtgccagtcgcggccccacctcccagctgggagcctctggttgtgaactgtcgggttggaggaaggttactagtggagttcctcagcgatcagttttggggccaattttatttaatctttttattactgatctTGGCACCacaagtggaagtgtcctaataaaatttgcagatgacacaaaggtgggagctattgccaattcagaaaagtatcgggatatcatacaggaagatctggatgatcttgtaaattggagtgatagcagtaggatgaaatttaatagtgagaagtgtaaggttatgcatttagggattaacaacaagaattttagttataagctggggacacatcagttggaagtaacggaggaggagaaggacctcggagtcctggttgactATAGAaggactatgagccgccattgtgacatggctgtgaaaaaggctaatatagccttgggatgtattaggcgaggtatttccagtagggataaggaggtgttagtgccattatacaaggcattggtgagaccccatttggaatactgtgtgcagttctggtctccatgttaaagaaggatgaattcaaacttgaacaggtacaaagaagggccactaggatgatccgaggaatggaaaacctgtcttataaaaggagactcaaggagcttggcttgtttaccttaaccaaaagaaggctgaagggggacatgattgcactttaatatattagagggattatttaagcttaataccaatgtggacacaagaacaaatggatataagctggctagtaggaagtttagacttgagattagatgaaggtttctaaccattagagtgaagttctggaatggccttccaagggaagaagtgggggcaaaagatctatctggcttcaagattaaactagatgggtttatgaaggggatggtttgatgagaacatgatcttggtaactaattgaccattcattatcagtgggaataggtcaatggagggatgataggagttactatagagaactttctgggtgtctggctgatgagtcttgcccacatgctcagggtttagctgattggcaatctaccctggaggaaaattccttcctgaccccaaatatggcagaggccctggaggtttttcaccttcctctgtagcatggggtacagatcacagctagaggattctctgcatcttgggggggtcttcaaagtatttgaaggcttcaatatctgagatataggtgagaggattattctgggaggggtgggtgagattctgtggcctgcactgtgtagtgggtcagactagatgatcataatggtcccttctgaccttaaagtctgagtctaaaACAAAATCATAAGAGCCAGGTAGTCCAATAAATCTGTATTTCATACAAAGCACGTACAAACCACCAGTGTGAATAAATACCCTTTAGCAGCAATACACAAACCAAATGAAGCCTCGAGCACAGAAATCCAGTCTTTGAGAGCCAGGTCCCACTTCTCCTTACAAGGCTCAGCAGGAAGGGAactagcagggggctgctctcttTCCACGCGCAGGCTTCTTGTTGGTTTTTTGGGTCAGAAGCAGCTTCTCAATCCGGGGCAGGACACCTCCTTGCGGAATAGTCACATGGTTGACCAGCTTGTTCAGTTCATCATCACTCTTaatgcccagcaggatgtgccTTGGCACGATGCGGTGGGATCTCTTTGCCTGAGTCACGTACCCGGCTGCCTCCAGCACTTCGGCAGTCAGGTACTCTAGCACGGAGGCCAAATAGACGGCAGCACTGGGGCTTATTCTCATTGCAAAGTGCCCCTTCTTCAGGTACCGGTAGACACGGCTCACAGGGAACTGCAAGCCGGCCCTCTTTGACTGGGATCTCAAAGGCCAGGACTTCGCCTTCTTCTTGCTGTGTCCAGACATTCTGTCAATAGGCTAGAAGAACAATGATCAGTCACCCAAAGTTGCATTGACACAGGAGGCTGGGAGTGCACATCTTAAGCCACACAGAAGCCCCTGTAAGAACGAACCAGCTTCCCAACACACTTAGTGACAAAATGACTGGCCACAGGACAATATAGCAGCATAGTTACAATTACATTCCACCTTGGAAATGAGGAAGAGGGTGTACAGAATGGTACCCATTCCATGTATCTGGTGTACTAGAGGAGAGCCTAGGTCAAGGCAGGCAGGACATTAGAAGGCAATGGTCCTCGACAGTTTTCATTAGAGCAGTTCTGGTGTCCAAAGCTGGCTCCTGTACGTGAAGGAACAAGTATTGCTGTTCCTTGCAGAagagagctgcccctccctcctatTCCCAGCACCATTGACCTTCAGAGGAACCCAACTAGGTTGTGAAGTTTGTACCTTGAGGGCCTTTCCCTCTGCTGGAAACAGTCCCATGTGACTAAGGGAACAGGGGTAATTGGCAGGGACAACAAAGCTGAGGAGTTAGGCTCTTCCTGTAGAGGATCTGTCTTATTCCCTCCCCCACAAGCCaatcccttcccaccccacatcCATACTAGCCAGACACGTCATATGTAGGTCTATTCAGACACAAAGCGCTTGGCTAGTTGTGGTCAGAACCTTGCAGAGCTCTTTACTCACCCACCTGGGAAGGGAGGCTTTTCCATTACAGCAGATGGGCTGAGAAGGGGTTCGTTCCCCAGTCCCTTCCCTCTTTCTTTGTCAATAGccactgctgtggggaggggcagatgccTCAATGGCTGCAGGTGCCACACCCAGCAGGAGCAACATGGAACCACAATACAGTTTAGTTGTGGCACCCGGCGGTGTCAGGCTCTTGGCACCGCCTGGGGACAAAGCTCCAAAGCAATGCCTGGGGCTCTTACTTGGGAGACATTAGGCCTCACTAAGCAGCTGTTTGGTGGGGCACCATTCCACAGTGTTCAGAATCATGATCTCACCCTGCACCTTGGAATGTGGAAGCCTCCAGGGCCTTGTTGATAAGGTTCCCCAGTAGGTCCCAATCTATGGAGAGGCTGTGTCACTACAGCAGATGCCTTTTTTGGGATCCAGGGTCCACGGACCCACAAAAGAGGCAGTCAGAGGCTACACATGAAAAACCCCTCGCTGATGTGTGGTGCCCAGCTGAGAAACCTAAAggcactccctcccccattcctcttgcacactagCGCCTAGTAGGGCACCATCTAGTAGACAGcatgcttcagccccatggtAGGACAGCAGGGGGGCTAGAGtaccagcacagactccccaatgcAGGGGAGACTTTGAGCTGCAgaggctggattcaggcaagccaggagccGTATCTGGCCCCCAGACCTTAGGTTCTCTACCGCTGTTCCAGGGCAAAGATAGAGAAGGTTTTTGTGTGTTGGAGTGACTGTAAACAGCTAGGTTAAGCCAGGGAGCACGCCCACTGTGAACATTTCAGATGCGTATGGATTTGACCATACACTGACCAGTCCTAAGCAGCACCCAGAATTACCGTGGCCCAGCTATGAGAGTCATTGCACACACAGAGACCTCACCCAGTCCAGAGAGAATTAACTGAAGGCAAGAAAGAACCAGGCCACTTATTTAAACACTCAGGATAAAAGCACAAGGCT encodes the following:
- the LOC102453311 gene encoding late histone H2A.1-like, translating into MSGHSKKKAKSWPLRSQSKRAGLQFPVSRVYRYLKKGHFAMRISPSAAVYLASVLEYLTAEVLEAAGYVTQAKRSHRIVPRHILLGIKSDDELNKLVNHVTIPQGGVLPRIEKLLLTQKTNKKPARGKRAAPC